In a single window of the Palaemon carinicauda isolate YSFRI2023 chromosome 10, ASM3689809v2, whole genome shotgun sequence genome:
- the LOC137648568 gene encoding uncharacterized protein has translation MVDNITLRQFHINVLEAMAVLLTLKKLAPAKKQHISSEPLASVSGSSSRNTECGGRRTFENNSARVGVVVGPEVIQVGSISGSGSPSRPVCNRVQPQTKVLCSPQHRSSGLRHRRYVIGLEHLGENLPIPTNKSINEGPRQTQDFQRPSGSSSPQLAQEQLVPPSGGTGSLPSTDPQYNTNTSSTNSQCVSFLKNSECPNFMDLMKFAAQRDADIDPQNTLFLESDKRDSTLRQYDSAVKKLAKFLKDSKAEVTTMNLTVSFFRTLFESGLAASTITTIKSALEKIFKIGFNIDLTDTYYSSIPRACARLKPSTRPSSVSWFLNDVLKLASDTPNESCDYVPLLRKTLFLMSLASGARISELSALSRDPGHIEFLSSGKILISPDNRFLAKNEDPQNRWSPWKIVPLPQDPSLCPVTTLKAYLNRTSNKSAGPLFIRENGGTITLKGIRQQILYFIKQANPASFPHVHDIRAVATSINYFRHMNFDELTKYTGWKSPAVFKGHYLKPLEALKFATVAAGNVVPPENLDP, from the exons atggtcgataaCATAACACttcgccaatttcacatcaatgtcttagaagccatggcagtgctcttGACCCTAAAAAAACTTGCTCCAGCCAAGAAGCAACATATCAG CAGTGAACCATTGGCATCTGTTAGCGGTTCATCTAGCAGGAATACGGAATGTGGTGGCAGACGCACTTTCGAGAacaactccgctagagtcggaGTGGTCGTTGGACCAGAAGTCATTCAAGTGGGTTCTATctcaggttccgggtctccaagtagacctgtttgcaacagagtccaaccacaaactaaagtGCTATGTAGCCCCCAACATAGATCCTCGGGCCTTCGCCACAGACGCTATGTCATtggactggaacacttgggagaaaatttacctattcccaccaataaatctatTAATGAAGGTCCTAGACAAACTCAGGACTTTCAGaggccaagtggctctagtagcccccaactggcccaagagcaactggttcccccttctggtggaactgggtctctgCCCTCAACAGATCCCCAAtacaatactaacacaagtagtacaaactcgcagtgtgttagcttcctcaagaattcagagtgccctaactttatggacttaatgaaatttgcagcacaaagagacgcagatattgatcctcaaaataccctatttttagaatcagataaaagggaCTCCACCCTTCGACAGTACGATTCAGCTGTCAAAAAACTGGCAAAGTTTTTAAAGGACTCAAAAGCTGAGGTCacgactatgaatctgacagtctcCTTCTTTAGAACTCTTTTTGAATCAGGCCTAGCGGCTAGTACTATTACCACAATTAAATCAGCCTTGGAGAAGATTTTcaaaattggttttaatattgaccttacggatacATACTACTCGTCCATCCCGAGAGCctgtgccagattgaaaccatcaactcgtcctagctcagtttcctggtttctcaatgatgtgcTTAAATTGGCTTCTGACACTCCTAACGAGTCTTGTGATTATGTTccattattaaggaaaaccttgttctTAATGAGCCTAGCATCTGGAGCCAGGATATCTGAACTTTCAGCTTTGTccagagatccaggtcatattgaatttctctcatcaggaaaaatattaatttctccaGACAATAGGTTCTTAGcaaaaaatgaagaccctcagaacagatggtccccctggaagattgttccacttccacaGGACCCATCCCTCTGTCCAGTAACTACTTTGAAAGCCTATTTGAATAGAACTTCCAATAAGTCCGCAGGGCCCTTATTTATtcgagaaaatggaggaaccattaccctgaaaggaatcagacaacagattctgtatttcattaaacaggctaaccctgcatcattcccacatgttcacgatatacgagctgtagctacatctattaattactttcgccatatgaattttgatgaacttactaaatatacaggctggaagtccccagcAGTTTTTAAaggccactatttaaaacctttggaagccctaaaatttgcaacagtggcagcagggaatgtggttcctcctgaaaatCTTGATCCATAA